The genomic DNA CAGACTTTGGAACATGTATTGGTCACAGCTCATCATCAGAACTGTCTGACTGTGGGAGTTTATGAGTCTGCAAAATTCCTGAATGAGTAAGTATTAATGTAAAGCAATTCATTTGTACTGTCAGAATAATAGTGATTTTGACGCTATGTGGGGTTTATTATTCTCCTGTCCTACCCGCAGATACCCGGATGGCGCGGTGCTGTGTGTGCTGGCCCTtgatgaggaggatgaagatgacGCTGCGCTGCAGATTCACTTCAAACTGCTGCAGGCTTTCTGCTACGACAATTACCTCGACATCCTGCGAGTGACGGGAATGAGGCGGCTCGCTCAGCTGCTAGAGGAAACCAGCAACAGAAGCG from Maylandia zebra isolate NMK-2024a linkage group LG15, Mzebra_GT3a, whole genome shotgun sequence includes the following:
- the LOC101471410 gene encoding growth arrest and DNA damage-inducible protein GADD45 beta-like, which encodes METISQTLEHVLVTAHHQNCLTVGVYESAKFLNEYPDGAVLCVLALDEEDEDDAALQIHFKLLQAFCYDNYLDILRVTGMRRLAQLLEETSNRSESRDLHCILVTNTSEQILQCEALQQVARFCEESRHRYECLPHLELQDR